The Polymorphobacter megasporae genomic sequence TCGTACCGAGATGCTCGGGCACCGGATGGTGATGATGCTCCTCCTGCGCGCGGGCCGACGTCATGAGGGCTAAAGCGATCGGAACAAGGACTATGTAGCTTTTCATCGAGTCCCCGGCCCTGGCCTATTCCAAAGACTGACCCAACAAGCTCTTTTCGGCAAGGTGAACTCTGCTGAGACAGGTGGTACTCAGGTCGGCTCCCTCTTGGCAGTTTGCGGCGACGGTGACAAAGGAGGCGACGCTCAGGCAAGCTTGCTCACTTCCCGAACCGATCGTTCATTCAGATTCAACCAGCGATGTCGCTTGATAGCCGACCAGCGTGTAAAGACGCCGCAACAGCTTAGTGCCGATGACGTTCGGATCGTCGGCGTCCTTGATCGAGAAGTGTATGTCTGAAATTGTAAACGACTCGAGCCTGCAGCCGTTGTCTGCCCGGTCTCCGAAGCAAATCGTCCTGCTGCTTCATGGCTATGGCTCGAATGGTGCCGATCTGATCACCCTCGCACCCCAATGGCAGCAAGCGTTACCTGACGCTCTGTTTCTGGCTCCCAATGCGCCTCAGCGGTGCGCCGGGATGGCAACGGGATATCAATGGTGGCCGCTTGAGGCATTCACGCCCCAGGCGTTAGCCTCGGGTAGTGCGAGCGCTGCGCCGGCGATAAATGCTTTTGTCGAGCGGAAGCTCGTTCAATACCGCTTGTCAGATGCTGACCTGGCAATTGTTGGGTTCAGCCAAGGCACCATGATGGCGCTTTATGTCGGGCTAAGGCGCGAAAACCAGATCGCAGGCATATTGGGATATTCAGGGATGCTGACCGATGCCGCCGGGCTCGCCCATCAGAAGATCACCAAGCCGCCAGTC encodes the following:
- a CDS encoding alpha/beta hydrolase, coding for MSEIVNDSSLQPLSARSPKQIVLLLHGYGSNGADLITLAPQWQQALPDALFLAPNAPQRCAGMATGYQWWPLEAFTPQALASGSASAAPAINAFVERKLVQYRLSDADLAIVGFSQGTMMALYVGLRRENQIAGILGYSGMLTDAAGLAHQKITKPPVLLVHGLADTVIPVSSLHAAEHSLRSLGIDVTSHVSAGLGHSVDPVGLRLGAEFIGRVFDRRIACTGIGSVPCRPLPTDGLVDFLRL